In Gasterosteus aculeatus chromosome 15, fGasAcu3.hap1.1, whole genome shotgun sequence, a single genomic region encodes these proteins:
- the unc79 gene encoding protein unc-79 homolog isoform X1, translating into MSTKAEQFASKIRYLQEYHNRVQHNIYPVPSGTDIANTLKYFSQTLLSILSRTGRKENQEASNLAVPMTMCLFPVPFPLTPSLRPQVSSINPSVTRSLLYSVLRDAPSDRGGQGQQSRDAQLSEYPSLDYQGLYVTLVTLLDLVPLLQHGQHDLGQSIFYTTTCLLPFLSDDILSTLPYTMISTLATFPPFLHKDIIEYLSTSFLPMAILGSTRREGGVPAYVNLSASSMLMIAMQYTTNPVYHCQLLECLMKHKQEVWKDLLYVISYGPSQVKPPAVQMLFHYWPNLKPPGAISEYSGLQYTAWNPIHCQHIECHNAINKPAVKMCIDPTLSVGLGDKPPPLYICEECSQRIAGDHAEWLVDVLLPQAEISAICQKKNCSSHVRRAVVTCFSAGCCGRHGNRPVRYCKRCHVNHHSSEVGAASETHLYQTSPPPINTRECGAEELVCTVEAVISLLKEAEIHAEQREFEMNRRRQMGLSASHHSLDNIEFDNKEDDQHDQRLLSQFGIWFLVSLCTPNENTPTESLARLVSMVFQWFHSTAYMMDDEVGSLVEKLKPQFVTKWLKTVCEVRFDVMVMCLLPKPVEFARVGGYWDKSCNTVTQLKEGLNRILCLIPYNVISQPLWECFMPEWLEAIRTEVPDHQLKEFREVLSKMFDIELCPLPFSMEEMFGFISCRFSGYPASVQEQALLWLHVLSELDIVVPLQLLIGMFSDGVNSLKELANQRKARASDLTGNTGARRVSVVSDPGRRGQHNTLSPFPSPFRSPFRSPLRCSPFKNLGHATGHCALDLDCDDDDMNLGCFILMFDLILKQMELQDDGVMLGLDSSLGKDIVGIINNVFQAPWGGSHTCQKDEKALECSLCQSSILCYQLGCELLERLTPREEIRLVEPTDTLEETLLLGQTDFSLGAEMGNVEGDNPSGAHTDNPSNHSPDDQSFKNNSDKKFSYQQLPVSLKLIYTIMQEMSKFEEPDILFNMLNCLKILCLHGECLYLARKDHPLFLAYIQEKMLIPSLWSMLKSEFCQLASLAVPQLLHALSLSHGADIFWNLINTNFNSKEWKIRFEAVEKVAVLCRFLDIGAVTKNHLLKYSLAHAFCCFLASVEDVNPAVATRARLLLDTIKGPALQGLCQCLDFQFDTVVRDRPIILSKLLLLHFLKKDIPALSWEFFVNRFETLSLEAQLHLDCNKEFPFPTTITAVRTNVANLSDAAMWKIRRARFARNRQKSVRSLRDSVKGGPAESKRAFSLPESLSNRIPLRLTRQEHSAPTLGDMIEKVLPAPLVGQTPSPEDDTVIRDLLPEDAGIDHQTVHQLIMVLMKFMAKDQSSAESDISSAKAFNAVKRHLYVLLGYDQQEGCFMIAPQKMRTSTCFNAFIAGIAQVMDYNIGLGKQLLPLVVQVLKYCTCPQLRHYFQQPPRCSLWALKPNIRQMWLKALLVILYKYPYRDMDGSKVVVHLIHITINTLNAQYHSCRPHATAGPLYSDNSNMSRYSEKEKEEDSVFDESDVHDTPTGAANKESQTFFARLKRIGGGKSVKYQPVELNAKKSEIELSEYREASALQDSILHCVREESTRKKRLQAMHKQKSLDISNTDSILFNLDEHRRKSCIDRCDMQAPPVVLPPPSSTHGKHRGKGSSDGSSVRVECSDAVDRRGSKPVIPEVRLSCMETFEDKLDLSSLGGSAQGKEDQDLIDLSSDCTSIPEKHSLLSMSDSDSLVFEPLPPLRIVESDEEFDLGTIVASKFNGSPKFSSSPASSKTLRLSPVVQVSVEDCSSDIKTSDMLLGAGGSGKPFEERKSNRVTPSASLDRPDHPENVCHESPMTLKQKRDLLRKTPHVPDNSLDDICDEVKTAFGLGTSPSGRTIFLDIPEDKAEPLSSPEKSKSVSNDEEEDGDDEEDDDMGDEVDSDQKPDADNNNEAEFKIQIVPRQRKQRKIAVSAIQREYLDITFNMFDKLGGEQTTETDHKGLSTLEKPRESASAPTLEAAMPETSHPSSVSTQYRQVKRGSLGALTMSQLMKRQLEHQSSAPHNISTWYTGPTKTSLLSAPSTVSMFVPAPEEFIDEQPTTMSDRCRDCAAVLEEYDEETLGLAVVVLSMFIHLSPDLAAPMLLDIMQSVGRLASSANFSGQAESMLIPGNVAGVAKQFLRCVFHQLAPNGILPQLFQSNIKDGSFLRTLASSLIDFNELSSVAALNMLLEGLNNKKSLPAGGTMLHCLDNIATFMEALPMDSPSNLWTTICNQFQTFLAKLPSVLPLKCPMDSSLRIIICLLKIPTTNATRSLLEPISKLLSFVIQYGMFSLSYLVELCGLCYKSFNKERDKFYMSRIVVLELLQALKFKSPLPDTNLLLLVQFVCADIGTRLAESTIIQKHMILTLPGCTTAAMECMRQYISELLDFIADMHTLTKLKSHMKACCQPLHEDTFGGNLKVGLAQVAAMEISKGNHRDNKAVVRYLPWLYHPPSTMQQGPKEFIECVSHIRQLSWLLLGSLTHCALHQGSPSCMPIPLDAGSHIADHLIVILIGFPEQSKTSVLHMCSLFHAFMFAQLWTIYCEQAAAAPSLQNQNQTEFSSNAILTGLEFWSRVTPSILQLMAHNKVMVEMVCLHVISLMEALQECNSTIFVKLIPMWLPMIQSNLKHLSAGLQLRLQAIQNRVNHQCLQSQASGPPPFALRKWLQCTQFKMAQVEIQSSEAASQFYPM; encoded by the exons ATGTCTACGAAGGCAGAGCAGT TTGCCTCTAAGATACGATACTTGCAAGAGTATCACAACCGCGTGCAGCACAATATTTACCCTGTGCCCTCCGGAACAGACATTGCAAACACACTGAAATACTTTTCCCAAACTCTGCTCAG CATTCTGTCCCGCACAGGCAGGAAGGAGAACCAGGAAGCTTCCAATTTGGCCGTGCCCATGACCATGTGTCTTTTTCCTGTGCCATTCCCACTCACCCCATCTCTAAGACCACAAGTCAGTTCCATCAACCCTTCAGTTACTCGCTCCCTCCTTTACAGCGTTCTGCGCGATGCCCCGTCAGACCGCGGGGGGCAGGGGCAGCAGAGTCGGGACGCTCAGCTCTCAGAGTACCCCTCTCTGGACTATCAGGGCCTGTATGTGACCCTCGTGACCCTGCTTGACCTGGTGCCCCTGCTGCAGCACGGTCAGCATG ATCTGGGACAGTCCATATTTTACACAACAACATGCCTCCTGCCCTTTCTCAGTGACGATATTCTCAGCACTTTGCCCTATACTATGATCTCCACTTTAGCCACatttccccccttcctccacaAAGACATCATTGAGTACCTGAGCACCTCTTTCCTCCCCATGGCTATAT TGGGCTCCacccggagggaggggggagtccCAGCCTATGTCAATCTGTCCGCCTCGTCTATGCTAATGATTGCAATGCAGTACACGACAAATCCAG tGTATCACTGTCAATTGTTGGAGTGTCTAATGaagcacaaacaggaagtgtggaAG GACCTTCTGTATGTCATATCCTATGGCCCGTCCCAAGTAAAGCCTCCAGCTGTGCAGATGCTGTTTCATTACTGGCCCAACCTGAAGCCACCAGGAGCCATTAGTGAATACAGTGGGCTTCAATACACAG CCTGGAACCCCATTCACTGTCAACATATTGAATGCCACAATGCTATCAATAAACCCGCTGTCAAG ATGTGTATAGATCCTACTCTTTCTGTTGGCCTGGGAGACAAGCCCCCTCCTCTATATATATGCGAGGAGTGCAGCCAGAGGATAGCAGG AGACCATGCCGAATGGCTTGTTGACGTTCTCCTGCCTCAAG CAGAGATATCTGCTATTTGTCAAAAGAAG AACTGTAGCTCTCACGTTAGGAGGGCTGTGGTCACCTGTTTCTCGGCTGGCTGCTGCGGGCGCCATGGCAACCGGCCTGTCCGCTACTGCAAGCGTTGCCATGTCAACCACCACAGCAGCGAGGTGGGGGCTGCGTCGGAGACCCATCTGTACCAGACCTCACCGCCTCCCATCAACACTCGGGAGTGCGGAGCGGAGGAGCTGGTGTGCACCGTAGAGGCCGTTATAAG CCTTCTGAAGGAGGCAGAAATTCACGCGGAACAGCGCGAGTTTGAGATGAACAGACGTCGCCAGATGGGCCTCTCCGCCTCCCACCACTCTCTGGACAACATCGAGTTCGACAACAAGGAGGACGACCAGCacgaccagcggctcctcagccaGTTCGGCATCTGGTTCCTG GTGAGCCTGTGTACGCCCAATGAAAACACACCCACAGAGAGTCTGGCTCGGCTGGTCAGCATGGTCTTCCAGTGGTTTCACTCCACCGCCTACATGATGGACGACGAGGTCGGAAGCCTGGTGGAGAAGCTGAAGCCTCAGTTTGTCACCAAGTGGCTGAAGACAGTGTGTGAAGTGCGATTTGACGTCATGGTCATGTGTCTGCTGCCCAAGCCCGTTGAGTTTGCCAGG GTGGGAGGTTACTGGGACAAGTCATGCAACACTGTGACCCAGCTGAAGGAGGGTCTGAACCGCATCCTGTGTCTGATACCTTACAATGTCATCAGTCAGCCACTGTGGGAGTGCTTTATGCCTGAGTGGCTGGAGGCCATCCGCACTGAGGTGCCCGACCACCAGCTCAAAGAGTTCCGGGAAGTGCTCAG TAAGATGTTCGACATTGAGCTGTGCCCCCTGCCCTTCTCCATGGAAGAAATGTTTGGCTTCATCAGCTGCAGATTTTCCGGCTATCCAGCGTCTGTGCAAGAGCAGGCGCTGCTGTGGCTGCAC GTGCTGTCAGAGCTGGACATTGTGGTGCCCCTTCAGCTTCTCATCGGGATGTTTTCTGATGGCGTGAACTCTTTGAAAGAGCTCGCCAATCAGAGGAAGGCACGCGCCTCAGATCTGACCGGCAACACTGGGGCTCGCAGG GTGAGCGTGGTGTCAGATCCGGGACGCCGTGGGCAACACAACACCCTCAGTCCGTTCCCCAGTCCATTCCGGAGCCCGTTCCGCAGCCCCCTGCGCTGCAGCCCCTTCAAAAACCTCGGCCACGCCACCGGCCACTGCGCTCTGGATCTGGACTGTGACGATGATGACATGAACCTCGGCTGCTTCATCCTCATGTTTGACCTAATCCTAAAGCAG ATGGAGCTCCAGGATGACGGTGTAATGCTGGGCCTAGACAGCAGCCTGGGGAAGGACATCGTGGGCATCATCAACAACGTCTTTCAGGCCCCATGGGGGGGCTCACACACCTGCCAGAAAGATGAGAAGGCCCTGGAGTGCAGCCTGTGCCAATCCAGTATCCTGTGCTACCAGCTGGGCTGTGAGCTTCTGGAGAGGCTGACCCCCCGGGAGGAGATCCGTCTCGTG GAACCGACAGATACTTTGGAGGAGACCTTGCTCTTGGGTCAGACAGATTTCTCCCTCGGTGCGGAGATGGGAAATGTGGAAGGAGACAACCCAAGCGGCGCACACACCGACAACCCTAGTAACCATTCCCCTGATGACCAAT CATTTAAGAATAACTCCGATAAGAAGTTCTCCTACCAGCAGCTCCCTGTGTCTTTGAAGCTCATATACACCATCATGCAG GAAATGTCCAAGTTTGAGGAGCCCGACATCTTGTTCAACATGCTGAACTGTCTGAAGATCCTGTGTCTCCATGGAGAGTGTTTGTATCTCGCCCGCAAGGATCACCCTCTGTTTCTGGCCTACATCCAGGAAAAGATGCTCATACCGAG TCTTTGGTCCATGTTAAAGTCAGAGTTTTGCCAGCTGGCCTCGCTGGCTGTGCCTCAGCTTCTCCACGCCCTGTCCCTGTCCCATGGGGCGGACATCTTTTGGAACCTCATCAACACAAACTTTAACAGTAAAGAATGGAAAATACGATTTGAAGCAG TGGAGAAAGTAGCGGTATTGTGTCGGTTCCTGGACATTGGTGCGGTGACGAAAAACCACCTGCTGAAATATTCCCTGGCCCACGCTTTCTGCTGCTTCCTGGCGTCCGTGGAGGACGTCAACCCTGCTGTGGCCACGCGGGCCAGACTGCTGCTGGACACCATCAAGGGGCCGGCTCTGCAG GGGTTATGTCAGTGCCTGGATTTCCAGTTTGACACCGTTGTGAGGGATCGGCCTATTATCCTCAGcaagctcctgctgctgcacttTCTGAAGAAAGACATTCCAGCTCTGAGCTGGGAGTTCTTTGTCAACCGTTTTGAAACATTATCTCTGGAGGCTCAATTACACCTGGACTGCAACAAGGAGTTCCCCTTCCCTACTA CCATCACAGCCGTGCGAACCAACGTGGCCAACCTCAGCGACGCAGCAATGTGGAAAATAAGACGCGCCCGCTTCGCCAGGAATCGGCAGAAGAGCGTGCGTTCCCTCCGCGACAGTGTGAAGGGAGGCCCAGCAGAGTCAAAACGGGCATTTTCACTCCCGGAGTCACTGAGCAACCGAATTC CTCTAAGGCTTACGAGGCAAGAGCACTCTGCCCCGACACTGGGAGATATGATAGAGAAAGTCCTGCCAG CTCCTCTCGTAGGCCAGACCCCGTCTCCCGAGGACGACACCGTCATCAGGGACCTGCTCCCCGAGGACGCAGGCATCGACCACCAGACGGTTCACCAGCTCATCATGGTGCTCATGAAATTCATGGCGAAAGACCAGAGCAGCGCCGAGAGTGACATCAGCAGTGCCAAGGCCTTCAACGCAGTGAAGCGTCACCTCTACGTGCTGCTGGGCTACGACCAACAGGAGGGCTGCTTCATGATTGCGCCTCAGAAGATGCGCACCTCTACCTGCTTCAATGCCTTCATTGCTGGCATTGCACAA GTGATGGACTACAATATCGGTTTGGGGAAGCAGCTGCTCCCCCTGGTGGTCCAGGTGTTGAAGTACTGCACGTGTCCCCAGCTGAGACACTATTTTCAGCAGCCGCCTCGATGCTCTCTCTGGGCCTTGAAGCCAAACATTAGACAGATGTGGCTGAAAGCACTGCTGGTGATCCTCTACAAG TACCCTTACAGAGACATGGACGGGAGTAAAGTGGTCGTTCATCTGATCCACATCACCATCAACACACTGAATGCCCAGTATCACAGCTGTCGTCCCCACGCGACAGCAGGGCCGCTCTACAGTGACAACTCTAACATGAGCCGCTACagcgagaaagaaaaag AAGAGGACAGCGTATTCGATGAGTCAGACGTTCACGACACGCCGACTGGTGCCGCTAACAAGGAGTCACAGACCTTCTTCGCCCGCCTGAAGAGGATCGGCGGTGGCAAGTCTGTGAAGTACCAGCCGGTAGAGCTCAATGCCAAGAAAA GTGAAATTGAGCTGTCAGAGTATCGTGAAGCCAGCGCCCTCCAGGACAGCATCCTGCACTGTGTGAGGGAGGAAAGCACCAGGAAGAAGCGGCTGCAGGCCATGCACAAGCAGAAGTCTCTGGACATCTCCAACACTGACTCAATCCTCTTCAATCTCGATGAACACAGGCGTAAATCCTGCATCGATCGCTGTGACATGCAGGCGCCCCCCGTGGTCCTGCCTCCGCCGTCGTCCACGCACGGCAAGCATCGTGGCAAAGGATCGTCCGATGGCTCTTCGGTTCGGGTGGAGTGCAGCGACGCCGTGGACCGCCGCGGTTCCAAGCCTGTCATCCCAGAGGTCCGCCTCAGCTGCATGGAAACCTTTGAGGACAAGTTGGACTTGAGCTCACTTGGGGGATCAGCCCAGGGGAAGGAGGACCAGGACCTCATTGACCTTTCCTCCGACTGCACCTCGATCCCCGAAAAACACTCTCTGCTCTCCATGTCCGACAGCGACTCCTTGGTGTTTGAACCGTTGCCTCCTCTGAGGATTGTAGAAAGCGATGAGGAGTTTGACCTTGGCACCATCGTAGCCTCCAAATTCAACGGAAGTCCCAAGTTCTCTTCTTCCCCGGCTAGCAGCAAGACTTTGCGACTGTCTCCTGTGGTGCAGGTGAGTGTAGAGGACTGTTCCAGCGACATTAAGACCTCAGACATGCTGTTGGGTGCGGGAGGCTCAGGGAAACCATTTGAAGAAAGGAAGTCAAACCGCGTGACTCCCAGCGCCTCTCTGGATCGTCCTGACCACCCGGAAAACGTGTGCCATGAAAGCCCAATGACCCTGAAGCAGAAGAGAGACCTGCTGAGGAAGACACCACATGTCCCTGACAACTCCCTGGACGACATTTGTGACGAGGTGAAGACCGCGTTTGGACTAGGGACCAGCCCCTCCGGTAGGACGATCTTCTTGGACATCCCGGAGGACAAAGCAGAGCCTCTTTCCTCCCcagaaaaaagcaaaagcgTTAGCAacgatgaagaagaggacggggatgatgaagaggatgacGACATGGGCGACGAAGTGGACAGCGACCAAAAACCTGACGCGGACAACAACAATGAGGCCGAGTTCAAAATCCAGATTGTTCCTCGGCAACGGAAGCAGAGAAAGATAGCGGTTAGTGCCATCCAGAGGGAATACCTGGACATCACATTCAACATGTTCGACAAGCTGGGTGGTGAGCAGACCACAGAAACCG ATCACAAAGGTCTATCTACATTGGAAAAGCCACGAGAATCTGCCTCAGCCCCAACGCTCGAAGCTGCTATGCCTGAAACAAGTCACCCCTCTTCAGTATCAA CTCAGTACCGTCAGGTGAAGCGAGGCTCTCTGGGGGCTCTGACCATGAGCCAGCTAATGAAGAGACAGCTGGAACACCAATCCAGTGCACCACACAACATCAGCACCTGGTACACGG GGCCCACAAAGACCAGCCTGCTCTCGGCCCCAAGCACAGTCAGCATGTTTGTCCCGGCGCCCGAAGAGTTCATTGATGAGCAGCCCACCACCATGTCCGACAG GTGTCGGGACTGTGCGGCCGTGCTGGAGGAGTACGACGAGGAGACTCTCGGCCTGGCTGTTGTGGTTCTCTCCATGTTCATCCATCTCAGCCCTGATTTGGCAGCGCCGATGCTCCTCGACATCATGCAGTCTGTGGGCAG GTTGGCATCTAGTGCCAATTTTTCGGGACAAGCTGAGAG tatgttgatccCGGGGAACGTAGCGGGTGTAGCAAAGCAGTTCCTccgctgtgtgtttcaccagctGGCGCCTAATGGAATCTTGCCCCAACTCTTCCAGAGTAACATCAAAG ATGGGAGCTTTTTGCGAACACTTGCATCTTCCCTGATAGATTTCAATGAACTGAGTTCTGTTGCTGCTCTCAACATGCTCCTCGAG GGTTTGAACAACAAGAAGAGTCTGCCAGCAGGGGGCACAATGCTGCACTGCCTGGACAACATTGCCACCTTCATGGAGGCTCTTCCCATGGACTCTCCTAGCAACCTGTGGACCACCATCTGCAACCAGTTCCAGACCTTCCTCGCCAAGCTACCCTCCGTGCTTCCTCTGAAA TGCCCCATGGAttctagtttgaggataatcaTTTGTCTACTGAAAATCCCAACTACAAATGCAACCCGG AGCCTCCTGGAGCCGATCTCCAAGCTGCTGAGTTTCGTCATCCAGTACGGCATGTTCAGCCTCTCCTACCTCGTAGAGCTGTGTGGACTTTGTTACAAATCCTTCAACAAG GAGAGAGATAAGTTCTACATGTCCCGCATTGTGGTGTTAGAGCTTCTGCAGGCTCTCAAGTTCAAGTCTCCTCTGCCCGACACAAACTTGCTACTGCTGGTCCAG tttgtttgtgcAGATATTGGTACACGTCTAGCAGAATCCACCATCATCCAAAAGCACATGATCTTAACACTGCCGGGG TGCACAACAGCAGCGATGGAATGCATGAGACAATACATCAGTGAACTCCTGGACTTTATCGCAGATATGCACACACTAACCAAACTAAAA AGCCATATGAAGGCTTGCTGTCAGCCGCTGCATGAGGACACTTTTGGAGGGAACCTAAAAGTGGGCTTGGCCCAAGTCGCCGCTATGGAGATCAGCAAAGGAAATCACCGTGACAACAAGGCGGTGGTCCGTTATCTTCCTTGGCTTTATCATCCGCCATCCACCATGCAACAAGG GCCAAAAGAATTCATCGAGTGCGTGTCCCACATCCGTCAGCTGTCCTGGCTACTTTTGGGCTCCCTGACACACTGTGCCCTGCACCAAGGCTCCCCCTCATGCATGCCCATCCCTCTAGATGCAGGCTCCCACATCGCTGATCATCTAATAGTCATCCTCATCGGTTTCCCGGAGCAGTCAAAG ACGTCGGTGCTGCACATGTGCTCTCTTTTCCACGCCTTCATGTTTGCCCAGCTGTGGACCATCTACTGCGAGCAGGCGGCCGCTGCTCCGTCCctgcagaaccagaaccagacagAATTTTCCTCCAACGCCATCCTCACTGGCCTGGAGTTCTGGAGTCGGGTTACACCCAGCATCCTGCAGCTCATGGCCCACAATAAAGTG ATGGTAGAGATGGTCTGTCTTCATGTCATTAGTCTGATGGAAGCCCTGCAGGAGTGCAACTCAACCATCTTTGTCAAG TTAATCCCCATGTGGCTACCCATGATTCAGTCCAACCTCAAG CATCTGTCCGCGGGGCTGCAGTTGCGTCTCCAGGCCATCCAGAACCGTGTGAACCACCAGTGTCTGCAGAGCCAGGCATCCGGGCCCCCTCCGTTCGCGCTGCGTAAATGGCTGCAGTGCACCCAGTTCAAGATGGCTCAGGTGGAAATCCAGTCATCTGAGGCCGCCTCGCAGTTCTACCCCATGTGA